From the Sneathiella sp. P13V-1 genome, one window contains:
- a CDS encoding DUF1153 domain-containing protein: MQSHSEHKISQIIGLDGKPMTVEDLPPVDTKRWVIRRKAEVVAAVRGGLISLDDACNRYKLSVEEFLSWQKAIEKHGLPGLRTTRLQQYRPPPPPELSN; the protein is encoded by the coding sequence ATGCAGTCTCATAGTGAGCATAAAATCAGTCAGATTATTGGCCTGGATGGCAAACCAATGACCGTGGAAGATCTACCTCCAGTAGATACCAAGCGTTGGGTTATCCGGCGCAAAGCGGAAGTGGTTGCAGCCGTAAGGGGCGGCTTGATCAGCCTTGATGACGCGTGCAACCGTTATAAACTGTCAGTTGAAGAGTTTTTATCCTGGCAAAAAGCAATCGAAAAACATGGTTTACCGGGCCTGCGCACCACTAGGTTGCAACAATATCGGCCTCCCCCACCCCCAGAGTTGAGCAATTAA
- the flgE gene encoding flagellar hook protein FlgE: MSLTAAMFSGVSGLAAQSMSMGMISDNISNANTVGYKDTRAVFSTLVTESATDTTYSPGGVIVHPTAQVDTQGLITASNQDTHIAIAGNGFFVVNTLPDPTASGGNYLFTRAGTFEPDDEGRLRNAQGYYLQGWEIDPSGAIPTNQSDLAALQPVNISGLTGNAEPTTVIDLKANLAKSQTSFGAGYVAGDMTSGATTPHFVRSFQVYDSVGAAHSITFNFLKTGTGVTPNEWTLEITADTDGDGNEDTLSTEVVAFNTDGTIDLSSGATTQTNTISIPWAAALGIDTPQNLTLNFGSDDQSDGFTHFAGPSELVSSDVNGALFGAFNSVFIDEEGNVIAKFDNGTSKYIYKIPVATFPNPNEMRNLDGNAYDESPESGTFTLREATIGGAGRMVSGATEASTVDIANEFTKMIVTQRSYSAASKIITTADEMLEELIRIKR, encoded by the coding sequence ATGAGTCTTACAGCAGCAATGTTCTCCGGCGTGTCCGGACTGGCCGCTCAATCAATGTCCATGGGAATGATTTCCGACAACATCTCCAACGCCAACACCGTTGGCTACAAAGATACTCGGGCAGTTTTTTCCACTTTGGTCACTGAGAGCGCGACCGACACGACTTATTCACCAGGCGGTGTAATCGTTCACCCAACTGCTCAGGTCGACACTCAGGGCCTTATCACTGCATCAAATCAGGATACGCATATCGCGATCGCTGGTAATGGTTTCTTTGTAGTAAACACCCTGCCTGATCCAACAGCCTCTGGCGGCAATTACCTTTTCACCCGCGCGGGTACTTTTGAACCTGACGATGAAGGCCGCTTGAGAAACGCTCAAGGGTATTATCTGCAGGGTTGGGAGATTGACCCTTCAGGCGCCATTCCAACAAACCAGTCTGATCTTGCAGCCCTTCAACCTGTCAATATTTCAGGCCTTACCGGTAACGCGGAACCGACAACCGTTATTGACCTGAAGGCAAATCTTGCGAAATCCCAAACAAGTTTTGGCGCTGGTTATGTGGCAGGTGATATGACAAGCGGCGCAACCACACCGCACTTTGTACGCTCTTTCCAAGTTTATGATAGTGTGGGTGCTGCGCATTCCATTACTTTCAACTTCTTGAAGACAGGCACAGGTGTCACACCAAACGAATGGACACTTGAGATTACAGCCGATACTGACGGTGACGGCAATGAAGACACCCTGTCGACAGAGGTTGTCGCCTTCAATACAGACGGTACTATCGACCTGTCCTCCGGTGCCACAACCCAGACCAATACAATATCAATTCCTTGGGCTGCTGCCCTGGGTATTGATACACCGCAAAATCTGACCCTGAATTTTGGATCTGACGATCAATCTGATGGCTTTACACATTTTGCTGGTCCTAGTGAGCTCGTATCTTCAGATGTGAACGGCGCGCTGTTTGGTGCCTTCAATTCCGTCTTTATCGATGAAGAAGGTAATGTAATTGCGAAATTTGATAACGGTACTTCAAAGTACATCTACAAAATTCCGGTAGCCACATTCCCCAACCCGAATGAGATGCGCAATCTCGACGGCAATGCCTACGACGAGAGCCCTGAATCAGGAACTTTTACATTGCGTGAAGCAACAATTGGTGGTGCAGGCCGTATGGTCTCCGGTGCCACTGAGGCTTCTACCGTTGATATTGCCAATGAGTTTACAAAAATGATCGTAACACAGCGATCTTACTCTGCCGCAAGTAAGATTATCACCACTGCCGACGAAATGTTGGAAGAACTCATTCGGATCAAACGATAA
- a CDS encoding flagellar hook assembly protein FlgD, with protein sequence MNIDEANALYYKGPSDARDAQGKLADNFDDFLLMLTTQLQNQDPLNPTDSNEFTNQLVNFTQVEQSIATNENLEALINLQSINQQNSQATILIDYLGKTVEANANIGNMENGEVTWNMDFSVAADNVSYDIYNESGAKVDTITVDGTVSAGETSFTWDGQLSTGGGQAPDGLYFLVPNATTDGGSTVDVGFNIKGTAQRVETIGGVPMLFVNNMPISINNITSVAVGDTTDNAA encoded by the coding sequence ATGAATATCGATGAGGCAAATGCCCTATATTACAAAGGCCCCTCTGATGCCAGAGATGCCCAAGGTAAGTTGGCAGACAACTTCGACGACTTCCTGTTGATGTTGACGACTCAGCTGCAAAATCAGGATCCGCTCAACCCCACGGACTCAAATGAATTTACGAACCAACTCGTAAACTTCACCCAGGTTGAACAATCCATTGCAACTAATGAGAACCTGGAAGCATTGATAAACCTGCAATCTATTAATCAACAAAATAGTCAGGCAACGATCCTTATTGACTATCTTGGCAAGACGGTGGAGGCCAATGCCAACATTGGCAACATGGAAAATGGCGAAGTCACCTGGAATATGGACTTCTCAGTTGCTGCCGATAATGTTTCCTATGACATCTACAATGAGAGTGGCGCCAAAGTAGACACAATCACTGTTGACGGCACCGTTTCAGCTGGCGAGACATCATTTACCTGGGACGGTCAGCTTTCGACAGGCGGCGGACAGGCACCTGATGGCCTCTACTTCCTTGTCCCTAATGCGACCACGGACGGTGGTAGCACCGTTGATGTTGGCTTCAACATCAAAGGGACAGCCCAGCGCGTAGAAACCATTGGTGGCGTTCCAATGCTCTTCGTCAACAACATGCCAATTAGCATAAACAACATCACCTCCGTAGCCGTAGGTGACACTACAGACAACGCGGCCTGA
- a CDS encoding flagellar hook-length control protein FliK, protein MDITQIAKAKDASFNWGPQVGSAHEEDFAKYIDTAAAETSDYEVSDSREARPENDRSDDQVDASSETEHSEAKADEDANNETPNIQLTEEALPAAVETTTTQLTGTTEVTSITTSKVPMEGSESVQPMAITQNLNGGEAKPVETLSKGNVETAINETLPVNAKAASPTEKAQQVIANTPASETAKSMVGKNTEVTQTVASTGSSEGKSVVTSAASQQAVAANPQQKTVSNSGAKQVLGSDEAPTVVAQQTAKPTAMQQMRQDEMAHLTDKETLSNKISELLGAAKGKVSLASNGKATSVASVQNSVISGETATQATLLQNNSTLTTPQTATAVGTVTQNVMQAEMPIVIPNGEFGTTLITPATSDLSTSGTLASTGGAVTGVDSTSASSASQSSLANRATSQAGSPAEQVSSQLISASKDGADKIKVQLHPAELGRVDIKLEIAQDGRILAAISAENQDSLDLLQQDSKLLEQALKDAGFDADGDSLSFSLQQGTDGEEMPTGEQVETANSEPEEEISLETQLAALSAQNATSGGLNIQV, encoded by the coding sequence ATGGATATTACGCAAATTGCAAAAGCGAAAGACGCTTCTTTTAACTGGGGGCCCCAAGTTGGGAGTGCCCACGAAGAAGATTTCGCAAAATATATCGACACGGCTGCCGCTGAAACTTCTGATTATGAAGTAAGCGATAGTCGGGAGGCTCGCCCTGAAAATGATCGTTCAGATGATCAGGTCGATGCCTCTTCTGAGACAGAACACTCAGAAGCAAAAGCTGACGAAGACGCGAACAACGAAACACCTAACATACAGTTAACCGAAGAAGCTCTACCTGCTGCTGTGGAAACCACTACCACACAGCTGACAGGCACGACAGAAGTGACTTCGATAACCACCTCTAAAGTTCCTATGGAAGGTTCTGAGTCAGTTCAGCCAATGGCGATCACGCAGAATCTTAATGGCGGAGAGGCTAAACCTGTAGAGACATTGTCAAAAGGGAATGTTGAAACGGCGATCAATGAAACACTGCCTGTAAATGCTAAGGCTGCCTCCCCTACGGAGAAAGCACAACAGGTTATCGCCAATACTCCCGCCAGTGAAACCGCAAAAAGTATGGTAGGTAAAAACACTGAAGTCACTCAAACAGTTGCCTCAACCGGTAGCTCGGAGGGTAAAAGTGTCGTAACCAGCGCCGCATCACAGCAAGCTGTTGCCGCCAACCCACAGCAAAAAACTGTGAGTAATTCAGGAGCGAAACAAGTACTTGGATCTGATGAAGCCCCAACAGTTGTCGCCCAGCAAACCGCCAAACCAACTGCCATGCAGCAAATGCGGCAAGATGAAATGGCTCACTTGACAGACAAAGAAACACTGTCCAACAAGATTTCTGAATTGCTAGGCGCCGCTAAGGGCAAAGTCTCTCTTGCCTCAAACGGGAAAGCCACTAGCGTGGCCTCTGTCCAAAATTCTGTAATCTCAGGTGAAACAGCCACCCAGGCAACCCTATTGCAAAACAATAGCACCTTAACCACACCGCAAACAGCAACCGCGGTTGGTACGGTCACCCAAAATGTGATGCAGGCAGAGATGCCAATTGTCATTCCAAACGGAGAATTTGGCACAACGCTGATTACACCTGCCACATCTGATCTGTCTACAAGCGGCACTCTTGCCTCTACAGGCGGCGCTGTAACAGGTGTGGACAGCACTTCCGCAAGTTCCGCAAGTCAGTCCAGTCTGGCAAATCGGGCAACTTCGCAGGCAGGTAGTCCAGCAGAACAAGTTTCCAGCCAATTGATTTCTGCATCAAAAGACGGAGCTGACAAAATCAAGGTTCAACTTCACCCGGCAGAACTTGGCCGCGTGGATATTAAACTGGAAATTGCCCAAGACGGGCGAATCCTGGCTGCTATTTCTGCAGAAAATCAGGATAGCTTAGATCTTCTACAACAAGATTCAAAACTCTTGGAACAAGCACTCAAGGACGCTGGCTTCGACGCTGATGGAGATAGTCTGAGCTTTAGCCTTCAACAGGGAACCGATGGCGAAGAAATGCCAACCGGCGAACAAGTTGAAACAGCGAACTCCGAACCTGAAGAAGAAATCTCACTGGAAACGCAACTAGCAGCCTTAAGTGCGCAAAATGCGACTTCAGGCGGGTTAAACATTCAAGTTTGA
- the flgK gene encoding flagellar hook-associated protein FlgK: MSLNQIMNSGVTGMLSHQQALNVTSNNIANVQTEGYARKTVDYSTIVLGGFGAGVEVEDVRRVTDEFILRELRLSTADSEQYRAMSDIYGKLQALLGDPSANTSLTGKADSIHTSFSALTVDPTLSVSRTAALTEVANFGTETDRLLTQIQSLRKEADTHIASEIETVNAAILRIHELNKEISSATISEKPTGELEDKRDQALAEISEIMDVKTYPQGNNSLAVVTNSGQQLLDFTPRQLVYSPAASVSSEAIFDQISINVYDTVTKTTAATGLPLDPELSSGSLRGWLDMRNVELPALADQIGTLASATAEQFNAVHNANTAVPPPASLTGRSTGLVAADGHGFTGEATFYSFDANNDIVASYTVDFDAVGTNTLADVIAEVNGALGAGTLALTNGVMTMAAQGGATGVGIAQDAADPALRAGRGFSHFFGMNDLIDARVPTHFETGLVPADNHSFTGTTDLEFRGPNGEVQSTFTIDFGAIGATMQDVVDEINASISPAATAVLTAEGAIEITNAAGYENYKMNVVSDTSNRAATGTYFSDMFGIGLRYPSDQGMDFGVRDDIENSPMTMALAQINPAGTPALNLSDNRGALAFQDLRNATMDFPTVGELPGSVVTIAEYAAQILAKSGLDAARADSLQQDRTTLAEVLNEKLQEASGVNMDEELANLIVYQNSYNAAARVITTARDMYDVLLNIV; encoded by the coding sequence ATGAGTCTGAACCAGATCATGAATTCAGGTGTTACAGGTATGCTGAGTCATCAGCAGGCACTCAATGTAACATCAAACAACATCGCTAACGTTCAAACCGAAGGTTACGCACGTAAAACTGTAGATTATAGTACAATTGTGCTGGGTGGTTTTGGCGCTGGCGTTGAGGTAGAAGACGTCCGGCGCGTAACTGACGAATTCATTTTGCGGGAACTACGTCTCTCAACAGCTGACTCAGAACAGTACCGCGCGATGTCAGATATCTACGGAAAACTGCAGGCACTATTAGGTGACCCTTCTGCGAATACATCCCTAACAGGCAAAGCAGACTCTATTCATACCTCTTTTTCAGCTCTTACTGTTGATCCTACATTATCAGTTTCCCGTACAGCGGCGCTTACCGAGGTGGCTAACTTTGGTACTGAAACTGATAGGCTTCTAACCCAGATCCAAAGCTTAAGAAAAGAAGCTGACACGCATATTGCCTCTGAAATCGAAACCGTAAATGCAGCGATCCTTAGAATTCACGAATTAAACAAAGAAATCTCTTCAGCGACAATTAGTGAGAAACCAACCGGTGAGTTGGAAGACAAGCGGGATCAAGCGCTTGCTGAGATTTCCGAAATCATGGATGTAAAAACTTACCCGCAGGGGAATAACTCTCTGGCAGTGGTAACAAATTCGGGGCAACAACTACTGGACTTTACGCCGCGGCAATTGGTCTATTCACCGGCAGCCTCCGTTTCTTCTGAAGCGATTTTTGATCAGATCAGTATTAACGTATATGACACTGTGACGAAGACCACTGCAGCCACAGGCCTGCCTCTCGATCCTGAACTTTCTAGTGGGTCGCTTCGTGGCTGGTTAGATATGCGGAATGTTGAATTGCCCGCGCTTGCCGATCAGATTGGTACTTTGGCTTCAGCCACAGCCGAACAATTTAACGCGGTTCATAATGCCAATACGGCAGTTCCGCCACCTGCATCCCTAACTGGACGCAGTACGGGGCTGGTAGCGGCTGATGGTCATGGGTTTACAGGCGAGGCAACTTTTTACAGTTTTGACGCCAATAACGACATCGTTGCATCTTACACTGTTGACTTTGATGCGGTGGGAACAAATACGCTTGCGGATGTGATCGCTGAAGTTAATGGTGCGCTTGGTGCCGGTACTCTCGCGCTAACCAATGGTGTAATGACAATGGCCGCACAAGGGGGGGCGACTGGAGTTGGTATTGCGCAGGACGCAGCTGATCCAGCTTTAAGAGCAGGACGCGGCTTTTCTCATTTCTTTGGCATGAATGATCTGATTGATGCCCGCGTCCCCACGCATTTTGAAACAGGTCTGGTGCCAGCAGACAATCACAGCTTCACAGGAACCACCGATCTGGAGTTTCGGGGACCAAATGGGGAGGTGCAAAGTACCTTTACAATTGATTTCGGGGCAATCGGTGCAACCATGCAGGATGTGGTTGATGAAATCAATGCCAGCATTTCACCCGCCGCCACCGCTGTGCTGACCGCGGAAGGTGCTATTGAGATCACAAATGCTGCCGGTTATGAAAACTACAAAATGAACGTGGTCAGTGATACTTCAAATCGTGCGGCAACAGGCACCTATTTTTCTGATATGTTCGGTATCGGTCTTCGGTACCCTAGCGATCAGGGTATGGATTTCGGTGTCCGCGATGATATTGAAAACTCCCCCATGACAATGGCGCTGGCGCAGATCAATCCTGCCGGGACACCTGCCTTGAACTTATCAGATAACCGCGGTGCCCTCGCTTTTCAGGATCTTCGCAACGCGACGATGGATTTTCCGACAGTGGGGGAATTGCCAGGATCAGTTGTTACCATCGCAGAATATGCCGCACAGATTTTAGCAAAATCCGGTCTTGATGCGGCACGTGCAGATAGTTTGCAGCAGGATCGTACGACACTCGCCGAGGTGTTGAATGAAAAGCTGCAAGAAGCCTCTGGTGTTAATATGGACGAAGAGCTTGCCAATCTGATTGTTTATCAAAATTCCTACAACGCAGCGGCCCGGGTTATTACCACTGCGCGCGATATGTATGACGTATTGCTGAATATCGTATAG
- a CDS encoding flagellin, with amino-acid sequence MTRVSTYQQSQTLIQHMLNSQKHVTDAQRQVNTGKVADTYQGLYQEATSLAGAKSLVSTLEQHKENAGVILTNLQTYDQMLGSLENAATDLKEAVMGAVNSSSSLGLEATVEGVFNTVLGVLNSADTEGYLFAGSKRSVAPINITSWSDLTTALEPPTDIFTNDTLKRQVRIDENRVLETGMVADELALDIMTSLQRIALWQNGTLPTTAPVPTGPAGPVTSPLRQEDQDFLIGEIQQLENLVRGFNEARGVNGLNLKTVIDTQEQLDLQIDQAKIFVSNIEDVDAAEAITNLNQANFALESSYNVLSQINRTSLLNFL; translated from the coding sequence ATGACACGCGTATCAACTTACCAGCAAAGTCAGACACTTATTCAACATATGTTGAATTCGCAAAAGCACGTGACCGACGCGCAGCGCCAGGTTAACACCGGTAAGGTTGCTGACACCTATCAGGGCCTTTATCAGGAGGCGACAAGCCTTGCGGGCGCGAAATCACTGGTGAGTACGCTGGAGCAGCATAAAGAGAATGCGGGTGTTATTCTGACGAATTTGCAGACATATGATCAGATGCTTGGCTCACTTGAAAATGCGGCGACTGATCTTAAGGAAGCGGTTATGGGTGCAGTGAACTCATCCTCCTCACTGGGATTGGAAGCGACCGTTGAAGGTGTTTTTAACACGGTTTTGGGGGTGCTTAATTCTGCGGATACTGAGGGTTATCTGTTTGCAGGCTCTAAAAGGTCTGTTGCCCCCATTAATATTACCAGTTGGTCGGACCTAACCACAGCACTTGAGCCACCAACAGATATTTTTACAAATGATACTTTGAAACGTCAGGTGCGCATCGATGAAAATCGTGTGCTGGAAACAGGGATGGTTGCAGATGAGTTGGCGTTGGATATCATGACGTCACTACAGCGTATCGCGCTTTGGCAAAATGGTACCCTTCCAACAACGGCACCTGTGCCAACAGGCCCCGCAGGACCTGTTACGTCACCACTGCGTCAAGAGGATCAGGATTTTCTTATTGGTGAGATACAACAGCTTGAAAATCTAGTCCGTGGCTTCAATGAAGCGCGGGGTGTAAATGGTCTTAACTTGAAAACAGTGATCGATACGCAGGAACAGCTGGATCTTCAGATTGATCAAGCAAAGATTTTTGTCAGCAATATCGAAGATGTGGATGCGGCAGAAGCGATTACAAATCTCAATCAGGCTAATTTTGCGCTGGAATCTTCTTACAACGTTCTCAGCCAAATCAACCGAACCAGCCTCCTGAACTTCCTGTAA
- the mnmA gene encoding tRNA 2-thiouridine(34) synthase MnmA — protein MNSLGFDTAPEDTRVVVAMSGGVDSSVTAALLKDQGYDVVGITLQLYDHGVAVQKKGACCAGQDIHDARRVAEAIGIPHYVLDYENRFQDSVMDEFADSYLRGETPVPCVRCNQTVKFRDLLETAQDLGAVAMATGHYIRREGDATGAKLYRGANSIKDQSYFLFATTQEQADFLRFPLGGLTKDETRALADKYNLAVAAKPESQDICFVPNGNYASVIERLRPGAGKSGDIVDLNGNVLGQHNGIINYTIGQRRGLGVATGSPIYVVRLDPENNRVVVGPQEALLVSGISLKEVNWIGDKPLDDQGIDVMVKVRSTQEPMEATVFGAPNGWAEVRLKEPEAGVSPGQACVMYDGDRLLGGGWIAGTEAPVTI, from the coding sequence ATGAATTCATTAGGTTTTGATACAGCACCAGAAGATACTCGGGTTGTCGTTGCCATGTCCGGCGGCGTGGACAGTTCGGTGACAGCTGCGCTCCTGAAAGATCAGGGCTATGACGTGGTTGGCATCACGCTTCAGCTTTATGATCATGGTGTAGCGGTTCAGAAAAAAGGCGCCTGCTGCGCAGGTCAGGATATCCATGACGCCCGCCGTGTCGCGGAAGCCATCGGTATTCCTCATTATGTGCTGGATTATGAAAACCGTTTTCAAGACAGCGTCATGGACGAGTTTGCTGACAGTTATTTGCGCGGTGAAACGCCAGTGCCGTGCGTGCGCTGTAATCAGACGGTAAAATTCCGGGATTTGCTGGAAACGGCACAGGATCTAGGCGCGGTTGCCATGGCGACAGGTCATTATATCCGCCGTGAAGGTGATGCGACTGGTGCAAAACTTTACCGCGGTGCAAATTCCATCAAAGATCAAAGCTATTTTCTGTTTGCAACAACGCAGGAACAAGCTGATTTCCTGCGTTTCCCGCTTGGTGGTTTGACCAAAGACGAAACGCGCGCTCTTGCAGATAAATATAATCTGGCCGTAGCGGCAAAACCTGAAAGTCAGGATATCTGCTTTGTACCCAATGGCAACTATGCCAGCGTTATTGAAAGATTACGCCCGGGGGCCGGAAAATCTGGTGACATTGTCGATTTGAATGGTAACGTTCTGGGGCAGCACAACGGGATTATCAACTATACAATCGGGCAACGCCGCGGCTTGGGTGTCGCGACAGGCAGCCCGATTTATGTTGTGCGTCTAGACCCTGAAAATAACCGTGTGGTTGTTGGTCCTCAGGAGGCCTTGCTCGTCTCCGGTATTTCCTTGAAGGAAGTCAACTGGATCGGGGATAAGCCGCTGGATGATCAGGGCATTGACGTTATGGTCAAAGTCCGCTCAACGCAGGAGCCGATGGAAGCAACCGTTTTCGGCGCGCCAAATGGCTGGGCTGAAGTCCGCTTGAAAGAGCCTGAGGCGGGAGTTTCCCCAGGTCAGGCCTGTGTGATGTATGATGGGGATCGGTTGCTTGGCGGCGGCTGGATCGCCGGTACGGAAGCCCCTGTCACCATTTAG
- a CDS encoding LysE family translocator: protein MLEHHTVLTFAVAVFFLLITPGPGVLTTAGVGAAFGRKAGLQYVSGLCIGNALVGLAVVTGLAAIIFALPLVRNVLLVVSALYLSYLAFRIATAGSKISFIEADSRPGFFSGVTLQAINPKAYAVNTTLFSGFAILPDALLTETVIKFGILNAIWIPIHLLWLAAGIYVERMELAPRIQFRVNLLMACSLMVVVILAIYSLL, encoded by the coding sequence GTGCTGGAGCATCATACAGTGCTAACATTTGCCGTTGCGGTATTTTTTCTGTTGATTACGCCAGGACCTGGTGTCCTTACAACCGCGGGGGTTGGGGCTGCGTTTGGCCGTAAAGCGGGGTTGCAGTATGTTTCCGGATTATGTATCGGTAACGCCCTTGTAGGGCTTGCTGTGGTCACAGGGCTGGCGGCTATCATCTTTGCCCTGCCTTTGGTCCGGAACGTATTGCTGGTCGTGTCGGCCCTTTATTTGTCATATTTGGCTTTCCGTATTGCCACCGCCGGATCAAAGATTTCCTTTATCGAAGCGGATAGCCGACCCGGCTTCTTTTCCGGTGTCACACTTCAGGCAATCAATCCCAAAGCCTATGCGGTGAATACAACTTTATTTTCCGGATTTGCCATCTTACCAGATGCCTTGCTCACAGAGACGGTGATCAAGTTCGGGATCCTCAACGCGATCTGGATTCCCATTCACCTATTGTGGTTGGCCGCGGGCATATATGTCGAACGGATGGAACTCGCGCCCCGCATCCAGTTCCGCGTCAATCTCCTGATGGCCTGCTCCTTAATGGTGGTTGTCATCCTGGCCATCTATTCGTTGCTCTAA